A window from Mycoplasma phocoeninasale encodes these proteins:
- a CDS encoding leucine-rich repeat domain-containing protein, which produces MSNKNKKIRRIGLGLVAAVITPAVLGLAAIACSRESANDFASQFLLGPKAKDYYNSTTKTLDLSQTNLKSIPQAAFSLKTMLRIFTINREQTRNEIASGIFSDNTINIERIILPESLELIEKAAFAELSSLKEVTFGNNLKEIQDEAFDKTSIENLILPSKISTIGKGAFRSNKIKFVNMKDLSQFTILKSGVFANNLLTEIDLSRVTKIEDGALSQNKFATLTLPTTLTNVDIDFLDYTYPKNQVPPKVKLTILDKTTSDKFKEAISKDPSHLFEIVEN; this is translated from the coding sequence ATGTCTAATAAAAATAAAAAAATAAGAAGAATTGGTTTGGGATTGGTAGCAGCAGTTATAACTCCTGCCGTTTTAGGATTAGCAGCGATTGCTTGCAGCCGTGAAAGTGCTAATGATTTTGCCAGTCAATTTCTATTAGGGCCTAAAGCTAAAGACTATTATAATAGTACAACCAAAACTTTAGATCTCTCACAAACAAATTTAAAAAGCATTCCGCAAGCAGCCTTTTCATTAAAAACAATGCTTAGAATTTTTACCATTAATAGAGAACAAACCAGAAACGAAATTGCTAGTGGAATTTTTAGTGATAATACAATTAACATTGAAAGAATTATTTTGCCAGAATCACTAGAACTAATTGAAAAAGCAGCATTTGCTGAATTAAGCTCATTGAAAGAAGTTACCTTTGGCAACAACCTTAAGGAAATACAGGATGAAGCTTTTGACAAAACTTCAATTGAGAACTTAATTTTACCAAGCAAAATATCAACAATTGGAAAAGGTGCTTTTAGAAGCAATAAAATAAAATTTGTTAACATGAAGGATTTATCTCAATTTACAATTTTAAAAAGTGGAGTTTTTGCCAATAATTTACTGACTGAAATTGACTTATCAAGAGTAACAAAAATTGAAGATGGTGCCCTATCACAAAATAAATTTGCGACTCTAACATTGCCAACAACATTAACTAATGTAGATATTGATTTTCTAGATTATACCTATCCTAAAAATCAAGTTCCACCAAAAGTTAAACTAACTATTTTAGACAAAACAACTTCTGACAAATTCAAAGAAGCAATATCAAAAGACCCATCGCATTTATTTGAAATCGTTGAAAATTAA
- a CDS encoding GA module-containing protein, translating into MKKKNIKWLAILPLTIAAVPLVALSCKKEDPKLTEAKNNAIKVIETIPGLSAEKKAEIKKQIQAIKTEEDVKGLISKLLKIAQ; encoded by the coding sequence ATGAAGAAAAAAAATATTAAATGGTTAGCAATTTTACCATTAACAATTGCCGCTGTTCCGCTAGTTGCATTATCATGTAAAAAAGAAGATCCAAAATTAACAGAAGCAAAGAATAATGCTATTAAAGTCATTGAAACCATTCCTGGCCTAAGTGCAGAGAAAAAAGCTGAAATAAAGAAGCAAATTCAAGCTATTAAAACAGAAGAAGATGTTAAGGGTCTAATTTCGAAGCTTTTAAAAATAGCCCAATAA
- a CDS encoding GA module-containing protein: MKKKNIKWLAILPITIAAVPLVALSCKKEDPKLTEAKNAAIITIEGNPFLSAEKKAEIKKQIQAAKTPEEITKAITSNISNALTQ; the protein is encoded by the coding sequence ATGAAGAAAAAAAATATTAAATGGTTAGCAATTTTACCAATAACAATTGCCGCTGTTCCGCTAGTTGCATTATCATGTAAAAAAGAAGATCCAAAATTAACAGAAGCAAAAAATGCAGCTATTATAACAATTGAAGGCAATCCCTTTTTAAGTGCGGAGAAAAAAGCTGAAATAAAGAAGCAAATTCAAGCTGCTAAAACACCAGAAGAAATAACCAAAGCAATAACTTCAAATATATCAAATGCACTAACTCAATAA
- a CDS encoding virulence protein translates to MYGLVFYLNKEVLKKAYGLEKNYKQAYEDVRDILRHYGFHWLSNSFYFSRSINNLKQIFQAIQHLKKIDWYVESLVSLHIFKMEDLSNFTEYMSSSTDSFEE, encoded by the coding sequence ATGTATGGATTAGTTTTTTATTTAAATAAAGAAGTTCTAAAAAAGGCTTATGGGCTGGAAAAAAACTACAAACAAGCATATGAAGATGTTAGAGATATTTTGAGACATTACGGGTTTCACTGACTATCAAACAGTTTTTACTTTTCACGTTCAATTAATAATCTTAAACAAATTTTTCAAGCAATCCAACACCTTAAAAAAATTGATTGATATGTTGAGTCTTTAGTGAGTTTACACATTTTCAAAATGGAAGATTTATCAAATTTCACAGAATATATGAGTTCAAGCACTGATTCATTTGAAGAATAG